In the genome of Nonomuraea sp. NBC_00507, the window GCGGCTGGAACTTCGCCAACACCTACGGCAAGGGCCTGGCCGAATACCCGCTCTGGGTCGCCCACTACAGCAAGCCCAAGGGCCAGCTTGCCCCGCCTGCCGACTGGAAGTCCTGGGCGATCCACCAGTACACCGACTCCCCCATCGACCAGAACGTCTCCGCGCTGACCCCTGACCAGTTGCGCAAGCTGGGCCGCTCCGCTGTCTGACGGAGGAGACGGATACAGCATCAGTCGGTCCCTCAAGGATGTGGCTCGGTAGAGGTCGGGAGGCAGTTCGCGCCCTTCCAACCTCTACCGAATTCCCTCCGCTTGACGGCGGATTCCGGCGCGCTCCCCGACGCCCAAAACGACTAAGTCGCTTAGGTAGTGTCAAGGGCGGACCTCACCCTCGGATGGACCATCGCCCTGGCCGGTGTCGTCCTGGCGATCTCCTCCTGCGCCGTAATCGCGTGACTTCGCGAGTCTTGCCTATGCTCACGCCGAGCTGTCGCGGATCTCTCCTCGATCCCAGGCCCACGGCTACATCGCGGCTCTTGACCACTGCCCCACCGCTACCGCAAGGCGGCCGTGGCGATCCGGTACGGCGACAAGTCCGAGAGCTTACATCCCATCTGACCTGCCGAAACATCGCATATGGTGGAAGGATGAAGCGTGCTGCAGCCATGGCGCTCGTGGTGTTCGCGTCTGTTTCATGCGGCGCGGCGGAGCCGGACGCGGCGCCAGCTCGTGTGCCAGGACGTCTGTTCCCGCAAACGAGAAGCCCGATTCACCGACGCCCGCGCCGAGTCCGACTGCACCGCCCGTGTTCAAGGCCAAAGTCTCGAACGTCTCCCGTGACCGGCTGCCCTACTCGTGGCGGCCCGGCTGCCCGGTCCACTATCGGGACCTGCGGCTCATCACGTTGTCCTACTGGGGGTTCGACGGCAAGCCGCACACGGGCGAGCTGGTCGTGCGCGAGACGGTGACCGACGACATCGTGACGGTGTTCAGGAAGCTGTACGGGTGGCGCTGGCCCATCAAGCAGATGAAGCTGGTAGACGCCTACAAGGCGGACGACTTCGCCTCGGTCGACGCCGACAACACCTCGGCCTTCAACTGTCGCCGGGCGACCGGGTCCAGCAGGTGGTCCAAGCACGCGTACGGGGAGGCGCTAGACATCAATCCCCGCGAGAACCCTTATGTCACGGCTACTGGCGGCACGGCGCACCAAAATGCCAAGAACTTCACCAACCGCCCGCTGAAGGGTATAGGTGTGATCAATCCGGGCGACAAGGTGGTCAAGGCGCTCGCCCAG includes:
- a CDS encoding M15 family metallopeptidase, giving the protein MFKAKVSNVSRDRLPYSWRPGCPVHYRDLRLITLSYWGFDGKPHTGELVVRETVTDDIVTVFRKLYGWRWPIKQMKLVDAYKADDFASVDADNTSAFNCRRATGSSRWSKHAYGEALDINPRENPYVTATGGTAHQNAKNFTNRPLKGIGVINPGDKVVKALAQVGWEWGGYWSSAKDYQHFSKGGG